Within Lactobacillus amylovorus DSM 20531, the genomic segment AAACAAAGATAAGCCAAATAATTTCTACTATGAAATGGCTAACGGTCCGCTAGATGCTGCTTTAAAGCTAGCTGAAGAGACCTGGCAAATGGTCAACTTGGTCAACCTGCGTGAATATATTGCGCCAACAAAGGAACGAGCTAGTTTGATTTTGCATAAAACAAATGGACATTTAATCGATCGAATTTACCTAAGACATATTTAATTTGGTATACTGTAAATTATGAATACGATTTATTTATTATTAATTAAAAAATTTGCTTTGCCCCCAGCGTGTTAAAAAAGAGAAAAACGCAAAAATTAAAAAAACGAGATTGAAGAAAATTAAGGGAGAAAAAGTAAATGGTACAAGCAATTAATTTGAAAAAAGGCATGATTTTTAGTCAAGATGGCAAGTTGATCAAGGTTTTGAAGGCTAACCACCACAAGCCAGGTAAGGGTAACACCGTTATGCAAATGGACTTACGTGATGTTAAGAGTGGTGCCGTTGTTCATAAGACTATGCGTCCAACTGAAAAGGTAGACTTAGTTGAAGTAACTAAGAAGAACGCACAATACTTGTACAGCGAAGGCGACACTTACACCTTTATGGATACTGAAACTTACGACCAATACGAAGTTTCAGCTGATCAATTAGGTGACGACGTTAAGTTCTTGATTCCTAACACTGTCGTTGACATGGACTTCACTGATGACAACAAGATAATCGGTATTGAATTACCAGCAACTGTTGAATTGACTGTTAAGGAAACTCAACCAGGTATCAAGGGTGCCACTGTTGCAGGTGGTGGTAAGCCAGCTACTATGGAAACTGGTTTGGTTGTTCAAGTTCCTGACTTCATCAACGAAAGCGAAAAGCTTGTGATCGGTACTGAAAACGGTGATTACAAGTCACGTGCCAACAGCCAAGCAAGATAATTAAAAATTGCGAAAAAATAAGCATTACCTCAGGGTAATGCTTATTTTTCACATCACATGTTTAGTGACGGCATTAATTTTTACGACACGTTTTTGACTGTTTTCGACCAGATTGATCTTCCAAATAGCTTGATCATTGTCGTCTTTTAGTTCCCATGATAATGGCGTAGCACCAGGAACTTCGCGCAAGGCAATGGAAGTAGCTTCTTTACGAGAAATAGTTTTCTTTAAGTTCAGTGAAGATTCTTTATCATAGTTGTAGTCGAGTACCTGGGTTGATTGCCCGATGATTTGATTATTGGTAGCGTCGACTTGAATCATGCAGTCCTTGTAGTTATCGTAGCCGATAATGTTGTAGACATAGATGCCGTTGTCTGGCACTAAGGAAATGGATTTAATTTCGGCACTAGAATAAAGTGATTTGAATTTACGGATGGCGGCGGCTTGACTGGTTTGGATTGCAGGCAATTTATCGCTAGAATAGCTGACCTTTTGTGTCTTGTTTAAAAAGTCACCTACGCTAACAGTTACGTTGTTTGTTTTTGGCTCAAGTTGCGTCATGTAATTCTTTGCAATAAAGATACCTAAGCCTATACCAATGCCAATATTTAATATGGCCAAAAAGATTTTTTTCATTAGTCACCTACCTGTAAAAATATAGTTGTGTTTTAGTTTATACTTAATTATAAACTATATTTTAGATAGTGACATATTGTCAATAAATTATTATTGAATTTGTCTTATTTCTGTAATGTTACGAAAATCAAGGCAAGTAGAGCTGGTAACATTTGCACCAAGAAGATCTTTTTAGTTGCGGTAAAACCACCAAAAATTGCGACTACGACGATCAAAGTAAGCAATAATTGCCAAACAGTGAAAGCAATTGAAGCCTTAAAAACGAAGTAGACCAATATCAATAATAGGCCGAGCATCCCGTTGTAGATGCCCTGATTTGCCATAGAAATTCTGGCAGCAGGCTGCTTTACAAAATCAAGGTCCATGTCGAAAGCCTTAGCTTGCATTTCTGGTTTACCAAAAATTTCTAGAAAACAAATTCCGATATGTTCAATCCCTACGAGAAACGTTAATACAGTACCAATTATATTCATTTTTTCTCCTCCTTTTTTCGTTAATAATTGTACCTGAAAAAAGGATTTTGCAAAATAAAATGTTGACAGCTGTAAACTCTCAAGTTAAGATAGACTTATCAAAAGTAAGAAGGAGATGAATCACATGTTATTAGCACGTCAAATGCAATGTCAAAACTGCCAATGTTGTTGTATTAACAACATCTATTTGTCGTGCTCTAATGTGTGATCATCAAAGACTATTACTGAATAACTAGTTATCAAGTTGTGGTTCTTTTTGGGATGTATTCCGCGTTGGAGTACATCCCATTTTTTGTTGCAAAAGAAAGGAAAAATTATGTCGAAATTAAAGGGAGTTTTAGCAGGTATTGTCACAGTTTCAGTAGGATTGCTTCTTGCTGCTTGTGGCAA encodes:
- the efp gene encoding elongation factor P, whose translation is MVQAINLKKGMIFSQDGKLIKVLKANHHKPGKGNTVMQMDLRDVKSGAVVHKTMRPTEKVDLVEVTKKNAQYLYSEGDTYTFMDTETYDQYEVSADQLGDDVKFLIPNTVVDMDFTDDNKIIGIELPATVELTVKETQPGIKGATVAGGGKPATMETGLVVQVPDFINESEKLVIGTENGDYKSRANSQAR
- a CDS encoding PepSY domain-containing protein; amino-acid sequence: MKKIFLAILNIGIGIGLGIFIAKNYMTQLEPKTNNVTVSVGDFLNKTQKVSYSSDKLPAIQTSQAAAIRKFKSLYSSAEIKSISLVPDNGIYVYNIIGYDNYKDCMIQVDATNNQIIGQSTQVLDYNYDKESSLNLKKTISRKEATSIALREVPGATPLSWELKDDNDQAIWKINLVENSQKRVVKINAVTKHVM
- a CDS encoding DUF1304 domain-containing protein, with the translated sequence MNIIGTVLTFLVGIEHIGICFLEIFGKPEMQAKAFDMDLDFVKQPAARISMANQGIYNGMLGLLLILVYFVFKASIAFTVWQLLLTLIVVVAIFGGFTATKKIFLVQMLPALLALIFVTLQK